In Amia ocellicauda isolate fAmiCal2 chromosome 7, fAmiCal2.hap1, whole genome shotgun sequence, one genomic interval encodes:
- the LOC136752575 gene encoding outer dynein arm-docking complex subunit 3 isoform X2: MPATFKTEGIKLPVHQQIAELQRKIQLLEGDRSAYYERSQCTIKKNKDTILQLRQQNKKLHKKLADTLAGDERVIKVAFQDHSVERAAMRNKTGMAAMQIVDQKVCDKMKKLNALRYNSETRQRRLVELQAQYSKIQQESQTSQPEPTAEEAKNLRVLENRLEKAQLKCQEAEHIMKVYLELKAHLQAESLTFQTQLDGLEVEILRQRQELKKLEVMNRDAHLSRDAAKAELQRQEEMVYRERREREKILAEYKKQADERKAQAERVERRAQRANTHPDELSSEAHHSPTGVGVEEEKTITTLEEAFQRIKEATGVTDTREVVQRFVSQGDTRKHLEQLKEENEKTLLRLREEKERLEAEFQEMKYSGEAKLSSGQQMLEECEAHLRAEEKRRDAAKEQLERLTRTLNTVSAGVEHLSDKLQHIKLPKSHVPAAHVPSSSDEHVLELLSQSEQKLLLLMEELKGKDLGAIMKEMEEEEFHTSIEGKLPDYNMRIKLPETQKQDPYDDEESGEDESDVVTRAALKRQSQLIIDSKTKRKTRGKKKKDKH, translated from the exons ATGCCTGCCACCTTCAAGACGGAGGGCATTAAGCTGCCGGTGCACCAGCAGATCGCGGAGCTGCAGAGGAAGATCCAGCTGCTCG AGGGGGACAGGAGTGCTTACTACGAGAGGTCTCAGTGTACCATCAAGAAGAACAAGGACACGATTCTGCAGCTCCGGCAGCAGAACAAGAAGTTGCACAAGAAGCTGGCGGACACTTTAGCG GGAGACGAACGGGTGATAAAGGTTGCTTTTCAGGATCACAGTGTGGAGAGAGCTGCCATGAGGAACAAGACTGGGATG GCTGCCATGCAGATCGTGGACCAGAAGGTGTGTGACAAGATGAAGAAGCTCAACGCCCTGAGGTACAACTCGGAGACTCGCCAGCGCCGCCTGGTAGAGCTTCAGGCTCAGTACAGCAAGATCCAACAGGAGAGCCAGACCTCCCAGCCCGAGCCCACAGCAGAGGAGGCCAAG AACCTCAGGGTGCTGGAGAACCGGCTGGAGAAGGCTCAGCTCAAGTGCCAGGAGGCCGAGCACATCATGAAGGTGTACCTGGAACTGAAGGCCCACCTCCAG GCGGAGAGCTTGACGTTCCAAACTCAGCTGGACGGCCTGGAAGTAGAGATCTTGCGTCAGCGGCAGGAGCTGAAGAAGCTGGAGGTCATGAACAGAGACGCGCACCTCTCCCGAGATGCCGCCAAG GCGGAGCTCCAGAGGCAGGAGGAGATGGTGTACAGGGAgcgcagagagagggagaagatcCTGGCTGAGTACAAGAAACAGGCGGACGAGAGGAAGGCGCAGGCTGAAAGAGTGGAGAGGAGG GCCCAGCGCGCCAACACGCATCCCGATGAGCTGAGCAGCGAGGCCCACCACAGCCCCAccggggtgggggtggaggaggagaagaccATCACCACCTTAGAGGAGGCCTTCCAGCGCATCAAAGAGGCCACCGGCGTCACCGACACTCGG gagGTGGTGCAGCGCTTTGTCTCTCAGGGCGACACTCGGAAACATCTGGAGCAGCTGAAAGAGGAGAATGAGAAGACTCTGCTCAGACtgagggaggagaaggagagactGGAGGCCGAGTTCCAGGAGATGAAGTACTCAGGGGAGGCCAAGCTCTCCAG TGGGCAgcagatgctggaggagtgcgaGGCTCACCTGAGGGCTGAGGAAAAGCGCAGAGACGCAGCCAAAGAGCAGCTGGAGCGGCTGACCCGCACCCTGAACACAGTGAGCGCCGGGGTGGAGCACCTGAGTGACAAGCTGCAGCACATCAAGCTG CCCAAGAGCCACGTCCCGGCTGCCCACGTTCCCTCGTCCTCAGATGAGCACGTGCTGGAGCTCCTCTCCCAGTCGGagcagaaactgctgctgctgatggagGAGCTGAAGGGCAAAGACCTTGGTGCCATCATGAAagagatggaggaggaggag TTCCACACCAGCATCGAAGGAAAACTCCCAGACTACAACATGAGGATCAAACTCCCCGAGACCCAGAAGCAGGACCCGTATGACG ATGAGGAGAGTGGCGAGGACGAATCGGACGTGGTCACGCGCGCCGCGCTGAAGCGCCAGTCCCAGCTCATCATCGACTCCAAGACCAAGAGGAAGACCCGTGGCAAGAAGAAGAAGGACAAGCACTAG
- the tspan34b gene encoding tetraspanin 35 translates to MGCFGFLKAMMFCFNGIIFLAGAAILGVGVWVKVDSSSLGGLLQKLGQGGGVASQLLNVGYLLIAVGAVLLVMGFLGCCGAIRESQCMLLLFFIIVLIVFIAEVAGAVVVLAFSSVARDLIQKLGDEAVKNIKQDYGKNSEVTTLWNETMTKLKCCGFYNYTDFTDSQFVNTTQRYPTPCCKNSTCTYNNATVSDVSGCLNSLVTFIKDNSVVLGAVGLGIAVLEIAAMASSMTMYCKISSK, encoded by the exons ATGGGCTGCTTCGGGTTCCTCAAAGCCATGATGTTCTGCTTCAATGGCATCATTTTC CTGGCGGGCGCTGCCATCCTGGGCGTGGGCGTGTGGGTGAAGGTGGACAGCAGCTCCCTGGGGGGGTTGCTGCAGAAGCTGGGCCAAGGGGGCGGCGTGGCGAGCCAGCTGCTCAACGTGGGCTACCTGCTGATCGCCGTGGGGGCCGTGCTGCTGGTCATGGGTTTCCTGGGCTGCTGCGGGGCCATCCGTGAGAGCCAGTGCATGCTGCTGCTG TTCTTCATCATAGTGCTGATCGTCTTCATCGCCGAGGTGGCTGGGGCCGTGGTGGTCCTTGCCTTCTCCTCCGTG GCGAGGGATCTGATTCAGAAGCTGGGCGATGAAGCAGTGAAGAACATTAAGCAAGATTACGGCAAAAACAGCGAAGTCACCACCTTGTGGAATGAAACTATGACTAAG TTAAAGTGCTGTGGATTCTATAACTACACAGACTTCACTGACTCCCAGTTTGTGAACACCACCCAGCGCTATCCGACTCCCTGCTGCAAGAACAGCACCTGTACTTATAACAACGCCACTGTCTCG GACGTGAGCGGATGTCTCAACTCCTTGGTGACCTTCATCAAGGACAACTCGGTGGTCTTGGGGGCCGTCGGTCTGGGTATCGCTGTCTTGGAG ATCGCTGCGATGGCGTCTTCCATGACCATGTACTGCAAGATCTCTTCAAAGTAA
- the LOC136752575 gene encoding outer dynein arm-docking complex subunit 3 isoform X1 — MPATFKTEGIKLPVHQQIAELQRKIQLLEGDRSAYYERSQCTIKKNKDTILQLRQQNKKLHKKLADTLAGDERVIKVAFQDHSVERAAMRNKTGMAAMQIVDQKVCDKMKKLNALRYNSETRQRRLVELQAQYSKIQQESQTSQPEPTAEEAKNLRVLENRLEKAQLKCQEAEHIMKVYLELKAHLQAESLTFQTQLDGLEVEILRQRQELKKLEVMNRDAHLSRDAAKAELQRQEEMVYRERREREKILAEYKKQADERKAQAERVERRAQRANTHPDELSSEAHHSPTGVGVEEEKTITTLEEAFQRIKEATGVTDTREVVQRFVSQGDTRKHLEQLKEENEKTLLRLREEKERLEAEFQEMKYSGEAKLSSGQQMLEECEAHLRAEEKRRDAAKEQLERLTRTLNTVSAGVEHLSDKLQHIKLPKSHVPAAHVPSSSDEHVLELLSQSEQKLLLLMEELKGKDLGAIMKEMEEEEFHTSIEGKLPDYNMRIKLPETQKQDPYDEDEESGEDESDVVTRAALKRQSQLIIDSKTKRKTRGKKKKDKH, encoded by the exons ATGCCTGCCACCTTCAAGACGGAGGGCATTAAGCTGCCGGTGCACCAGCAGATCGCGGAGCTGCAGAGGAAGATCCAGCTGCTCG AGGGGGACAGGAGTGCTTACTACGAGAGGTCTCAGTGTACCATCAAGAAGAACAAGGACACGATTCTGCAGCTCCGGCAGCAGAACAAGAAGTTGCACAAGAAGCTGGCGGACACTTTAGCG GGAGACGAACGGGTGATAAAGGTTGCTTTTCAGGATCACAGTGTGGAGAGAGCTGCCATGAGGAACAAGACTGGGATG GCTGCCATGCAGATCGTGGACCAGAAGGTGTGTGACAAGATGAAGAAGCTCAACGCCCTGAGGTACAACTCGGAGACTCGCCAGCGCCGCCTGGTAGAGCTTCAGGCTCAGTACAGCAAGATCCAACAGGAGAGCCAGACCTCCCAGCCCGAGCCCACAGCAGAGGAGGCCAAG AACCTCAGGGTGCTGGAGAACCGGCTGGAGAAGGCTCAGCTCAAGTGCCAGGAGGCCGAGCACATCATGAAGGTGTACCTGGAACTGAAGGCCCACCTCCAG GCGGAGAGCTTGACGTTCCAAACTCAGCTGGACGGCCTGGAAGTAGAGATCTTGCGTCAGCGGCAGGAGCTGAAGAAGCTGGAGGTCATGAACAGAGACGCGCACCTCTCCCGAGATGCCGCCAAG GCGGAGCTCCAGAGGCAGGAGGAGATGGTGTACAGGGAgcgcagagagagggagaagatcCTGGCTGAGTACAAGAAACAGGCGGACGAGAGGAAGGCGCAGGCTGAAAGAGTGGAGAGGAGG GCCCAGCGCGCCAACACGCATCCCGATGAGCTGAGCAGCGAGGCCCACCACAGCCCCAccggggtgggggtggaggaggagaagaccATCACCACCTTAGAGGAGGCCTTCCAGCGCATCAAAGAGGCCACCGGCGTCACCGACACTCGG gagGTGGTGCAGCGCTTTGTCTCTCAGGGCGACACTCGGAAACATCTGGAGCAGCTGAAAGAGGAGAATGAGAAGACTCTGCTCAGACtgagggaggagaaggagagactGGAGGCCGAGTTCCAGGAGATGAAGTACTCAGGGGAGGCCAAGCTCTCCAG TGGGCAgcagatgctggaggagtgcgaGGCTCACCTGAGGGCTGAGGAAAAGCGCAGAGACGCAGCCAAAGAGCAGCTGGAGCGGCTGACCCGCACCCTGAACACAGTGAGCGCCGGGGTGGAGCACCTGAGTGACAAGCTGCAGCACATCAAGCTG CCCAAGAGCCACGTCCCGGCTGCCCACGTTCCCTCGTCCTCAGATGAGCACGTGCTGGAGCTCCTCTCCCAGTCGGagcagaaactgctgctgctgatggagGAGCTGAAGGGCAAAGACCTTGGTGCCATCATGAAagagatggaggaggaggag TTCCACACCAGCATCGAAGGAAAACTCCCAGACTACAACATGAGGATCAAACTCCCCGAGACCCAGAAGCAGGACCCGTATGACG AAGATGAGGAGAGTGGCGAGGACGAATCGGACGTGGTCACGCGCGCCGCGCTGAAGCGCCAGTCCCAGCTCATCATCGACTCCAAGACCAAGAGGAAGACCCGTGGCAAGAAGAAGAAGGACAAGCACTAG